From the genome of Argentina anserina chromosome 4, drPotAnse1.1, whole genome shotgun sequence, one region includes:
- the LOC126791032 gene encoding uncharacterized protein LOC126791032, with amino-acid sequence MKPRDRKTLNACGAMKTFGITPARTKTALKRLLKLYDNNWELIEDENYKVLFDVLMPEEVKVEPKEDETLILESKGTTSSHKKAPAPVKTEALELPLKRLFREQGEGNASSNSPCRVHQNDGDSGTSQPLLRRTRLRCQKEALIRESKQKLKLKKKEASPDNTTNCTEVVERPTKRLYTRQQKKQESSVSKSCMEVPPSRRAHQSDDDDDDLFSDSEEVQPLLKRTRLRGQEGEAMIRDLKGAIYNDIKCPSNGQSDVVELQNSTYIRQQKKQASSLAKSCAETSHSTLMAHQNDTFQYYDSEEPEETPLLHRQNRLRRQKKDVLVSGPPPPVKSPIVICLDSSSDSDVCIVDKERSEAMDVEPLTVDGIACVSDMSEMDDDEDSLKLLKAESLLVDSRGCVFESSRVDIASSLLKGEVNTLNSFPHSDMHFPNMEVVEESGDNSYCNQECLLATGTDSNTDASSREVPQLEQSKSQDLPHSDVHFPNMEVVEESGNKSYCVQECLMAIRTDSNTDEYARFREVPQLEQSKSQVCLAIEDDHQGGNFSALGFPYEVFVFQNLIKIVPHIPAQIDPCRFGGLHSLIGFPIKDVDNLFEKSGKRLRFHPGLQSSKSHKVEAAQNHQSSQGVKLCVYVDDITRGEGKMKIPLEGGRNAEDLSKFFYIPQNVVYKNAKVNFALRCTSDQACCSRCFGNCLVSRVPCACAMQTRGGFAYAPNGSVKETFLEECLSVIQERKQHHYFCSERCPLESFRKKKSSNACKGHLLQKFVKECWSKCGCNNKCGNRIIQQGISVKLQVFLAPEGKGWGLRTLEDLPRGAFVCEYVGEIVTCTELYERNMQSAGKKHTYTVLLDANWTSKGVLEVEEALCLDATVYGNVARFINHRCSDASLVQIPVKVETPDSHYYHVALFTTRNVSAMEELTWDYGIDFDDRDHPVKPFHCLCGSQFCRGSDFEVQA; translated from the exons AAAGTGGAACCCAAGGAAGATGAAACTTTGATCCTTGAATCAAAG GGAACGACATCTTCTCATAAAAAAGCTCCAGCACCTGTCAAAACTGAAGCTTTAGAACTTCCACTAAAGAGATTATTCAGAGAACAAGGGGAAGGAAATGCATCATCAAATTCACCGTGTAGAGTACATCAGAATGATGGTGATTCTGGTACATCTCAGCCGTTACTGAGAAGAACTCGTCTAAGATGCCAGAAGGAAGCTTTGATCCGTGAATCAAAG CAGAAACTGAagttaaagaaaaaagaagcttCACCTGATAATACTACCAACTGTACTGAAGTTGTTGAACGTCCAACTAAGAGGTTATACACAAGGCAACAGAAAAAACAAGAATCATCCGTATCCAAATCATGCATGGAAGTACCTCCATCAAGAAGAGCTCATcagagtgatgatgatgatgatgatctgttttcagattctgaaGAAGTTCAGCCACTCTTAAAAAGAACACGCCTAAGAGGCCAGGAAGGAGAAGCTATGATTCGTGATCTAAAG GGAGCAATTTATAATGACATCAAATGTCCATCAAATGGTCAAAGTGATGTCGTTGAACTTCAAAACAGTACATACATAAGACAACAGAAGAAGCAGGCATCTTCTCTCGCCAAATCTTGCGCGGAAACAAGTCATTCAACACTAATGGCACATCAGAATGATACTTTTCAGTATTATGACTCTGAAGAACCTGAAGAAACTCCACTACTGCATAGACAAAATCGGTTGAGACGCCAAAAAAAGGACGTCTTGGTTTCTGGCCCTCCACCACCAGTCAAAAGTCCCATTGTGATATGTCTAGATAGTTCTTCAGATAGTGATGTTTGTATTGTTGATAAAGAAAGATCGGAGGCAATGGATGTGGAACCATTAACTGTGGACGGCATAGCTTGTGTTTCAGATATGTCAGAGatggatgatgatgaagacagCTTAAAGTTACTAAAAGCAGAATCATTGCTTGTGGACAGCAGAGGTTGTGTTTTTGAATCATCAAGGGTTGATATTGCCTCATCTCTTTTAAAAGGAGAAGTGAATACTCTGAACTCTTTTCCACATTCTGATATGCACTTTCCAAATATGGAAGTGGTGGAAGAGAGTGGCGATAACTCATATTGCAATCAGGAATGCCTTTTGGCTACAGGAACTGATTCAAATACAGATGCAAGTTCCAGAGAGGTGCCACAGCTAGAACAGTCAAAGTCGCAAGATCTTCCACACTCTGATGTGCACTTCCCAAATATGGAAGTGGTGGAAGAGAGTGGCAATAAATCATATTGCGTTCAGGAATGCCTTATGGCTATAAGGACTGATTCAAATACAGATGAATATGCAAGGTTCAGAGAGGTGCCACAGTTAGAACAGTCAAAGTCACAAGTTTGTCTTgcaatagaagatgatcatcaaGGCGGTAATTTCAGTGCTCTAGGATTTCCTTATGAAGTATTTGTATTTCAGAATCTTATCAAGATTGTGCCCCATATACCTGCCCAAATTGATCCTTGTAGATTTGGAGGTCTTCATAGTTTGATTGGTTTCCCAATTAAGGATGTTGACAATCTTTTTGAAAAAAGTGGAAAAAGATTAAGGTTTCACCCAGGCCTGCAATCCTCTAAGTCACATAAGGTGGAGGCTGCTCAGAATCACCAGAGTTCACAAGGTGTGAAGTTATGTGTTTATGTAGATGACATAACAAGAGGTGagggaaaaatgaaaattccCTTGGAAGGTGGAAGAAATGCTGAAGATCTGTCGAAATTCTTTTACATCCCACAGAATGTAGTTTATAAAAATGCCAAAGTGAATTTTGCACTTCGTTGTACATCTGACCAGGCTTGCTGCTCACGTTGTTTTGGGAATTGTCTGGTGTCACGGGTACCTTGTGCCTGTGCTATGCAAACTAGGGGTGGGTTTGCTTACGCACCAAATGGATCAGTCAAGGAAACGTTTCTGGAAGAATGTTTGTCTGTGATCCAGGAACGTAAACAACACCACTACTTCTGTAGTGAAAGGTGCCCACTTGAAAGTTTTAGGAAGAAAAAGAGTTCTAATGCATGCAAAGGCCACTTGTTACAGAAATTTGTTAAGGAATGTTGGTCGAAATGTGGATGCAACAACAAATGTGGGAATCGGATCATTCAACAAGGCATTTCTGTCAAGCTGCAG GTGTTTTTGGCACCTGAAGGGAAAGGGTGGGGTCTTCGGACACTGGAGGACTTACCAAGAGGGGCGTTTGTTTGCGAGTATGTTGGAGAGATAGTAACGTGCACAGAACTATATGAGCGAAATATGCAAAGTGCTGGTAAGAAGCATACATACACAGTGCTACTAGATGCAAACTGGACTTCAAAGGGTGTCTTGGAGGTTGAAGAGGCACTTTGCTTAGATGCTACAGTATATGGAAATGTTGCAAGATTTATCAACCACAG ATGCTCTGATGCTTCCTTGGTTCAGATCCCTGTTAAAGTGGAGACTCCTGACAGTCACTATTATCAT GTTGCCCTTTTCACAACAAGGAATGTTTCTGCTATGGAAGAGCTTACTTGG GACTATGGCATTGACTTTGATGACCGTGATCATCCTGTGAAACCATTTCATTGTCTTTGTGGAAGCCAATTCTGTCGTGGCAGCGACTTTGAAGTTCAGGCATGA